The Solanum lycopersicum chromosome 9, SLM_r2.1 genome window below encodes:
- the LOC101265478 gene encoding NAD(P)H-quinone oxidoreductase subunit N, chloroplastic codes for MTTLSYTFPSTTSSSSSTRRFLITSNGSSCRRRPNISTEDQPCSSSACYQGAVQSYGLQKQRVQLNGISKAVRTRRLDSVGRQKKGAIRCNIELQDFIGGDLIKPDLGQWLSDVEEHKAIAIYSPHEGGYEGRYLTRLKYQGYHFLDLSARGLGDPETTLTKFHPVCPAHVGKQPIARWYFPPEVDYRLSLLPPDAKGLVVWIIEAKVLSKAELQFLALLPTLRPNVRVIAECGNWRKFMWKPLKEIADLSQS; via the exons ATGACAACTCTCTCCTACACCTTCCCTAGCACCaccagcagcagcagcagcactAGGAGGTTCTTGATTACTAGCAATGGGTCTTCTTGCCGGCGGCGCCCCAATATTTCCACTGAAGACCAACCCTGTTCCTCTTCAG CCTGTTATCAAGGGGCAGTGCAGTCTTATGGTCTGCAGAAGCAACGAGTACAATTAAATGGCATATCAAAGGCTGTGAGAACGAGAAGACTTGATTCAGTTGGAAGACAAAAGAAAGGAGCAATTAGATGTAACATTGAACTTCAGGACTTCATAGGTGGAGATCTCATTAAACCTGATTTGGGTCAATGGTTATCAGATGTGGAAGAACACAAAGCCATAGCAATTTACTCTCCTCATGAAGGGGGCTATGAAGGACGCTACCTTACACGTCTTAAGTACCAGGGATATCATTTCTTGGACCTTTCGGCTCGTGGCCTCGGTGACCCTGAAACCACTCTTACCAAATTCCACCCTGTCTGCCCT GCTCATGTTGGTAAGCAACCAATAGCTAGATGGTATTTTCCTCCAGAAGTTGATTATAGGCTTTCTTTACTTCCTCCGGATGCTAAAGGATTAGTGGTTTGGATAATAGAAGCCAAG GTCTTATCAAAGGCAGAGCTGCAGTTTCTTGCTTTACTCCCGACACTTCGTCCTAATGTGAGGGTCATTGCAGAGTGTGGTAACTG GAGAAAGTTCATGTGGAAGCCACTAAAGGAAATTGCAGATTTATCTCAGTCATAG